TATAGCTATAAAGCCCTTATAGGACAGTACCCCAACCCACAGGTGAAATCACTAACAACTCTTCATTTGTTTCAGGTACGTTCGAGTTGTCAAGCCGCAACATTATAAGAAAATGTTCAACCACAGACATTCCTTGCTTATGCTGGGTGGTCTGTGGCTTCTTATCGCATTGTTGAGTCTGTGTCCTAAAGTCGTTGGTTTTGGAGAATTCAACTTCGATCCTGCCAAGTCGATTTGCGCCTATACTTTTAAAAGCCAAGGGGTGGAGATAGGCCTTACGCTAGTTATCGTGTTAATTCTAGTGATCTTTTGCTTGTCGCTTGTATGCTTTTGTTATTACCATGTTTCCAAAACGATCCGTGAACATAACGCCGGGATTTTAACGTCTTTGAGTGATGTGAGTGTTCAAGAGATTAATCTGTCCAAAGTACTATTCATTTTGGTGTTTGCTTTCGCCCTTTGCTGGCTCCCACCCTTTGGTCTCATCTTTATCATTAGGGTCATCCGAAAGAAGATCCCTCACGCATTAGGTGTTGTGGTGCCTTTCCTTTTCCAAATGTCTAGCGCTGTGAACCCCTTCATATATGGTGCCTTGAGTCCACCCTTTAAACGTGCGTTTCGCCGTCTTTTGACGTTGCGCGGTGTACATCGCAAtgcgcatgcaccaaagaaTGCTGTAGCCCCGAAACCTCTTGAAGCAGTCAAAAGCGGATGATGTTATTAACCTCCAAAGGGAGCAACACCGGATATAAACACAAAATCTCCAGCTGCCTCTTTGACGAAATGGCCACGCTTGAGTGTACCCTGGAATAACACGAGAGACTACACGCACTAGCATTTTTTAACAGAGAGAACAAGCTTGTAGGGGtaccaacgactgttttctttaaaacgttTGTTCGGAAAAGCAAGTATTGCCtaaaattttctattgcttgaggacggctaaaaatatCTAGATGACCATTCCTCTCATGTGCAATTTTCTAAACTTTTCTAATAAgatccctacgattttctgaagtttgatttttcatatttcactACCCAGGTCATAGACTATTTTTTGTAGAATAAGGAAACCTAAAAATTTcgaattcaaaaatgtgatggagagatcgagaggaatcagaaaaattctcactctCGTAAAACGTCAAATTGcctctaaaattttcgggaaaataatactgaagcccttataatttcgaaaagactcaagttcccgtAGGATAACCGAacggatacaaattttatagcaccgCTTAGAATAGATAACCTAAgtattttcaatgtatttaggaggaaatcgtcgttgTGTCGTACCCCTGAAGCTTGGATTTTTAGACTAGACCGTAAATATCAAATAAAAGACTTGATACTGAACCATACACAACAGCAAGTTAGCAAAGTAAAAAGAGCAATTCTACATATATATATTTGAAAATGGATCACTGTATTTTCTTGAATTGCAATTAGTGCTTGAAGGCATATCagattattgtttattttccataatcaaAAAGCAATGCCTGCCAAATTACAGAAAAACCCTTGCACGATGGGGTACGATCAACCTTGCGCAACTTCGGATCTATAAAAGATCGATATCatttaaaattataaacaatataCATTAACGTCAAATTTAACTTGCGAAACAACGtgacaaaaatcaaattagTTACCGATATTTCGACTGGTCAATTACCAAGAGACCTAGCGGATCACGGATTTTTAGAAATATATGTCGTGTAGTAAAAACAATGATCATTCTCTATATTGTTACAGATCAAGGTTCATCACGttcacagtgttttgacgccaggAGTGTCAAGGGTCTTAGCCTTATTTTTATggattagggagcttaagcaacaacgacagcgaagtcaacgagaacggcaaaaaagcaattggt
The genomic region above belongs to Porites lutea chromosome 12, jaPorLute2.1, whole genome shotgun sequence and contains:
- the LOC140921831 gene encoding melatonin receptor type 1B-B-like, producing the protein MTDVYVPPRSTALLVVESVASIALVILAIIGNFLILAALYRNPHLRNSTNIYIAALAVTDLLNACIPGTLFASTMVMGRFTFSLTACRLSGFLVHFLTYVSMATMTLTAVNRYVRVVKPQHYKKMFNHRHSLLMLGGLWLLIALLSLCPKVVGFGEFNFDPAKSICAYTFKSQGVEIGLTLVIVLILVIFCLSLVCFCYYHVSKTIREHNAGILTSLSDVSVQEINLSKVLFILVFAFALCWLPPFGLIFIIRVIRKKIPHALGVVVPFLFQMSSAVNPFIYGALSPPFKRAFRRLLTLRGVHRNAHAPKNAVAPKPLEAVKSG